Part of the Virgibacillus necropolis genome, TTTTCCTAAATATCGTTCAATCGTCTTTGCCTTAGCAGGCGACTCAACGATTACAAGATAATCTGACATTCATTCATCCTCCTAAAAATGAGGTCCTCAGTATTTAAGTTGAAATCTTCACTAATAGTAAATATATACTCCTTATTTGTCAAACATGCTATTTCCACTTTTTAAATTTTTGAAACAACTTTAGCTTTTATTAATCCAAATTTCTTTAGCCATATTCCAGTCTTCTAAGATGTCATCAGGCCTTATTACCAATTTGGCACCATCCTGTATCATTCGATTACAACCAATTGATTCAGGGATAGTCGGAGAGTCAGGAATAGCATAAACCTCTCTACCTTGATCTAATGCCTGATCAACTGTTATGAGTGTACCACTTTTTTCTTTTGCTTCAATAACTAATGTTCCAAAACTTAAACCACTTATAATGCGATTTCGTTCAGGGAAATGAAAACGCGCTGGTGGTTGGCTTGGTGGGTACTCTGATAATACTAATCCTTTATTGCTTAGTTGGTCAAACAATGTGACATTTTGTTTCGGATAAATATGATGAAAGCCACCCCCCAATACCGCAATGGTCTTCCCATTATTACCTAAGGCAAATTGATGAGCGTAACTATCTATTCCCATTGCCATGCCACTTACAATTACCCAATTTTCTTCAATAAGTTTTGGCAAAATAAGCTTCATTTTATTTAAGGCATTCCGTGATGGTGATCTTGTACCGATTACACTTAAAGCTGGTGTATTCTGCAACAATGACACATCACCACGTGTATATAATACTAGAGGTGAATCTTTAATTGTTTTTAACACAATTGGATATAACTCGTCAACTACTGTGAGGATGGTATAGCTATCGATATCTCTTTTTATATCTTTTTGAAGTGTACGGTTATGAAGATCTTGATGAAGCGATCTAGCATGTTGTAGAGGAATGAAAAATTGATGACTAATTTGGGATGAAGTCAGATTATAAATAGTAGAAAGCGTAGGATCAATGGCAAGCATTCGTTTAATAGACCGCCTTGTAATGCCTCTACACCGGTGCAGATGGATGATTCGATTACGTAATGACAACTAATCACTTCCTTTTTTTAGAAAAAACTCGCCATTCGCCTCGTCCTTAATAGCGAATGGCGAAGTTTTTCTTATACTGGCGTTTCCTTAAAACTTATATACTTTCCTTACGTGAAAATAAGGAACCCAATACTATTATTGAGTTCCTTGTCTAAAGCCTTTTGTTGCTTAATGTGTTTTACATTTATCTAGTAAATTATTTTCTTTTAATACACTGATCATAGTTTCACCCATAACGGCAGGTGTTTCGGCAACTTCAATTCCACATTCGTTCATTACCCGGATCTTTTCGTCCGCAGTACCTTTTCCGCCTGAAATGATTGCGCCAGCATGCCCCATACGTTTTCCTGGAGGTGCAGTTGCGCCACCGATGAATCCTACTACAGGTTTTTTCATATTGGCTTTTACCCATTCAGCCGCTTCTTCTTCAGCAGTACCACCGATTTCACCAATCATGATCACTGCTTCTGTTTCTGGATCATCATTGAATGCTGTTAATACATCGATAAAGTCAGTTCCATTAACAGGGTCTCCGCCAATTCCAACCGCAGTAGATTGACCATAACCTGCTTCAGATAATTGATGTACGGCTTCATATGTTAATGTTCCAGAACGAGAAACAACTCCGATATGACCTTTTTTATGAATATAACCAGGCATGATTCCAATTTTACATTCGTCAGGTGTGATTACACCAGGACAGTTCGGTCCAACCAAACGTGTTTTCTTACCTTCCATATAACGCTTCACTTTAACCATATCCAAAACTGGAATATGCTCTGTAATACAAATAGCAAGATCAAGTCCTGCATCTACTGCTTCGATAATAGCATCTGCAGCAAATGGAGCAGGAACGTAAATTACAGATGCATTAGCACCTGTTTGATCAACAGCGTCTTTTACTGTGTTAAATACAGGTACTCCTTCAACCTCTGTACCGCCTTTTTTAGGTGTTACACCGCCAACGATTTTTGTACCATATTCAAGCATTTGTTTGGTATGAAATCTAGCAGTACCACCAGTAATTCCTTGGACAATTACTTTTGTATCTTTATTAACATATACACTCATTTTCGTCCGTCCTTTCTACGCATTCTTTATACGTTTTCTCATTACAATCAGTTGGTTATTATCTAACTTCAACGACTAGTCTATTGGACTTCCTTTCTCATGTCTTCGATAAGTCAGTCTAGACAATACGCCGCTGAATAAGTCGTTTCCGCTTTTATTTAACCATTGAAACGATTTTTTCAGCGCCGTCAGCCATAGAGTCAGCTGAAGTAATATTTAGGCCTGATTCGTTTAATATTTTCTTACCTAAATCAACGTTTGTACCTTCTAAACGCACAACTAATGGAATTTCAAGACCAACTTGCTTTGTTGCCTCTACAACACCTTCAGCAATAACGTCACACTTCATGATTCCACCGAAAATATTAACAAAAATTCCTTTTACATTAGGATCGGACAAAATGATTTTAAATGCTTCTGTAACCTTTTCAGCAGTCGCACCGCCCCCAACATCAAGGAAGTTAGCGGGGTCGCCACCATAATGTTTAATGATATCCATTGTAGACATTGCAAGACCCGCACCATTAACCATACAACCAATATTTCCATCTAATGAAATATAGCTTAAATCATACTTAGATGCTTCGATTTCTTTCGCATCTTCTTCGTCTAAGTCACGGAACTCTTGAACATCCTTTTGACGGAAAAGTGCATTATCATCAAAGTTTAATTTCGCATCTAATGCTAGTACTTCCCCATCACCTGTTGTAACTAGAGGATTTATTTCTGCAATCGAGCAATCCTTTTCAACGAATGCTTGGTAAAGACCCATCATGAATTTAACCGCTTTCCCTATTAATTCATCAGGGATATTAATATTAAATGCTAGTCTACGAGCTTGATATCCTGAAAGACCTACTACGGGATCAATAACTTCCTTAAAGATTTTTTCAGGGGTTTCTTCAGCCACTTCTTCAATTTCTGTTCCGCCTTCTTCTGACGCCATCATAACAACAGCTGAAGTTGCACGATCAAGAACAAGTCCTACGTAATATTCCTTTTTAATGTCGCACCCTTCTTCAATAAGCAAGCGTTTAACTTCCTTACCTTCAGGACCAGTCTGATGCGTTACTAGTGTCTTACCTAAAATCTCATCAGCATATGTACGCACTTCTTCTAAGTTTTTCGCAATCTTCACTCCGCCAGCTTTACCACGACCACCAGCATGAATTTGTGCTTTAACAACAGTCACAGAAGACCCTAGTTTCTTAGCAGCTTCTACAGCTTCGTCCACTGTATATGCAACATGTCCAGTTGGAACATTTACACCATAGCTTCGCAAAATTTCTTTGCCTTGATACTCATGAATGTTCATCATTTATCCTCCCATCAAAATTCACTGCACCCTTATTGTATTAAAAAACAACAAATTTCACAAGGAATAAAGAAATAAAGAAAAGCGGAGGCGACTGTTCATTGCTTATGACGACGGCATCTGCGGGTCATAGCTAGATCAGAATAGGCGGAATTTGCTGTCGAAAAATAGTATAGCTATTTTATAGAACCTACTTCCTTGTCTGCACGGTAAACAAATGCAAATACCTCTGCAACTGCTTGATATAATTCGTCAGGAATGGTTTCATTTATATTTAATTCAGCCAAAAGTTCTACTAGTGTTGCATCCTCAATCATCGGAACATTATTTTGTTTAGCCTTTTCAATAATATTTTCTGCAATTATTCCTTTACCTGCAGCCGCTATCGTAGGTGCTTTGTCTTGCTTCTGATTGTATCTAAGTGCAGCTGCTTTCATTTGTTTACCGTTCATATCCGATAATCAACCCCTTGATAGGAATTATTTTCTATTTTTCTCGGCGCTGTTTCTTTTTCCATATCTACTTGTTTCAATGGTTTTACAGTAATTGTCGATAAATAAAAATCAAGTGCATGAAGGCCATCTTTTAAAACTCGTTTTAATTCATGCGAATGATCTAAAATTGGCATATTATCATTGAATACAGTAATAGCAACTGCTCGTTTCTGAATGTTCATATCAATAACAGTCTCTTTCAAATTGGTTAGATCTAAATAAAATAAAATTCGACAATACGCGGGGTCAATTTTTCCTGACTCTGTCTTTTTCCCTTCAAACTCAAGCTGTATATCTTTGTTTAATGCTAGCTTTTCTCCAGGTATCTGAATACTTGCTTGTAAAAGATTCGTTGATTCATTCACAGAATGTATGTGCATACCATTAATATAATGAATTAACTGCTGAGCTCGATCATTTATCTGGCCACCACTATGTTGTAATAGTTGTAATACCATAGATTTAATGGTAGCAGATTGTTGTTCAGGTAAATCATTTGCTACGTAAAATTCATGGGCTAAGCCAGTAGTCTGAAGCACTTGTTTTAACTGAAGTAAAAACTGGTCATGGGGTTTAGTGACCAATAAGTTGTCTGCATGGTTTGCACTTTTTCCTAATTGCTCTAGTTGTGCATATGTTTGCTTATTTGATAATGTCTTAAGCATTGTT contains:
- the dprA gene encoding DNA-processing protein DprA, with product MSLRNRIIHLHRCRGITRRSIKRMLAIDPTLSTIYNLTSSQISHQFFIPLQHARSLHQDLHNRTLQKDIKRDIDSYTILTVVDELYPIVLKTIKDSPLVLYTRGDVSLLQNTPALSVIGTRSPSRNALNKMKLILPKLIEENWVIVSGMAMGIDSYAHQFALGNNGKTIAVLGGGFHHIYPKQNVTLFDQLSNKGLVLSEYPPSQPPARFHFPERNRIISGLSFGTLVIEAKEKSGTLITVDQALDQGREVYAIPDSPTIPESIGCNRMIQDGAKLVIRPDDILEDWNMAKEIWINKS
- the sucD gene encoding succinate--CoA ligase subunit alpha, coding for MSVYVNKDTKVIVQGITGGTARFHTKQMLEYGTKIVGGVTPKKGGTEVEGVPVFNTVKDAVDQTGANASVIYVPAPFAADAIIEAVDAGLDLAICITEHIPVLDMVKVKRYMEGKKTRLVGPNCPGVITPDECKIGIMPGYIHKKGHIGVVSRSGTLTYEAVHQLSEAGYGQSTAVGIGGDPVNGTDFIDVLTAFNDDPETEAVIMIGEIGGTAEEEAAEWVKANMKKPVVGFIGGATAPPGKRMGHAGAIISGGKGTADEKIRVMNECGIEVAETPAVMGETMISVLKENNLLDKCKTH
- the sucC gene encoding ADP-forming succinate--CoA ligase subunit beta, translated to MNIHEYQGKEILRSYGVNVPTGHVAYTVDEAVEAAKKLGSSVTVVKAQIHAGGRGKAGGVKIAKNLEEVRTYADEILGKTLVTHQTGPEGKEVKRLLIEEGCDIKKEYYVGLVLDRATSAVVMMASEEGGTEIEEVAEETPEKIFKEVIDPVVGLSGYQARRLAFNINIPDELIGKAVKFMMGLYQAFVEKDCSIAEINPLVTTGDGEVLALDAKLNFDDNALFRQKDVQEFRDLDEEDAKEIEASKYDLSYISLDGNIGCMVNGAGLAMSTMDIIKHYGGDPANFLDVGGGATAEKVTEAFKIILSDPNVKGIFVNIFGGIMKCDVIAEGVVEATKQVGLEIPLVVRLEGTNVDLGKKILNESGLNITSADSMADGAEKIVSMVK
- a CDS encoding EscU/YscU/HrcU family type III secretion system export apparatus switch protein; this encodes MNGKQMKAAALRYNQKQDKAPTIAAAGKGIIAENIIEKAKQNNVPMIEDATLVELLAELNINETIPDELYQAVAEVFAFVYRADKEVGSIK